From the Desulfarculaceae bacterium genome, one window contains:
- a CDS encoding AMP-binding protein, giving the protein MPRKTYLQAETSGADIGNDTMPALLKRNADKYGDDKVALREKEYGIWQSYTWRQYHEHVKYFALGLAALGFSDDDALAIIGDNRPEWVFAELAAQSLKGRPLGIYQDSILNEVAYVIDHSEAKFVVAEDQEQTDKVLDMKHELPRVKKVIYTDPKGMRDYDDPLLIYLPEVERMGREFEKEHPEYYEKSVARLTPEDVALIAYTSGTTGFPKGSLLTHSNMLKMALNLAQVDPKFPNDEFVSFLPLPWIGEQMMSVSTALAIGFTVNFPEEPETAMADLYEIGPNVVFSPPRVWEQQARSVIVRHLDASWLKRFVYRLCMPIGYEMADFHFDKQEPPWYWKLMYSLSYVMLFRALKDRLGFSNIRSASTGGAALGPDVFRFFHACGVNLKQIYGQTEISGISCIHREGKVDFTSVGEPIPETAVKIDDPDPEGVGEIISRSPALFDGYLKNDEATAETIVDGWLHSGDAGYVTDEGRLVCIDRVKDLMQLTSGARFSPMFIENKLKFCPYIVEPCVLGHERGYVTAIICIDYKHTGKWAEGHRIGYTTYTDLASKSEIYDLIEREVVRVNRELPEAARIAKFLLLYKEFDPDDGELTRTRKLRRRFIAERYAKEIEALYEDIDQVHVESEIKYQDGKTATIITDLHIRKMKPMDQYALEAERKWWQFWKPVH; this is encoded by the coding sequence GTGCCCCGGAAGACCTATCTGCAAGCAGAAACCAGCGGCGCGGACATCGGCAACGACACCATGCCGGCCCTGCTCAAGCGCAACGCCGACAAGTACGGCGACGACAAGGTTGCGCTTCGCGAGAAGGAATACGGCATCTGGCAGTCGTACACCTGGCGGCAGTACCACGAGCACGTGAAGTACTTCGCCCTGGGCCTGGCCGCCTTGGGCTTCAGCGACGACGACGCCCTGGCCATCATCGGAGACAACCGCCCCGAGTGGGTGTTCGCCGAGCTGGCCGCCCAGAGCCTGAAAGGCCGCCCCCTGGGCATCTACCAGGACTCCATCCTTAACGAGGTGGCCTACGTCATTGACCACTCGGAGGCCAAATTCGTGGTGGCCGAGGACCAGGAGCAGACCGACAAGGTCCTGGACATGAAGCACGAGCTGCCCCGGGTCAAGAAGGTGATCTACACCGACCCCAAGGGCATGCGCGACTACGACGACCCGCTGCTCATCTACCTGCCCGAGGTGGAGCGCATGGGCCGCGAGTTCGAGAAGGAGCACCCCGAGTACTACGAGAAATCGGTGGCGCGCCTGACCCCGGAAGACGTGGCCCTGATCGCCTACACTTCCGGCACCACCGGCTTCCCCAAGGGTTCGCTGCTCACCCATTCCAACATGCTCAAGATGGCCCTCAATTTGGCCCAGGTGGACCCCAAGTTCCCCAACGACGAGTTTGTCAGCTTCCTGCCCCTGCCCTGGATCGGGGAGCAGATGATGAGCGTGTCCACCGCCCTGGCCATCGGCTTCACGGTGAACTTCCCCGAGGAGCCCGAGACCGCCATGGCCGACCTGTACGAGATCGGGCCCAACGTGGTGTTCAGCCCGCCGAGGGTGTGGGAGCAGCAGGCCCGCTCGGTGATCGTGCGCCACTTGGACGCATCCTGGCTTAAGCGCTTCGTGTACCGCCTGTGCATGCCCATCGGCTATGAGATGGCGGACTTCCATTTCGACAAGCAGGAGCCGCCCTGGTACTGGAAGCTCATGTACTCCCTGAGCTACGTGATGCTCTTCCGGGCGCTAAAGGACCGTCTGGGATTTTCCAACATCCGCTCCGCCTCCACCGGCGGCGCGGCCCTGGGGCCCGACGTGTTCCGCTTCTTCCACGCTTGCGGGGTGAACCTCAAGCAGATCTACGGCCAGACCGAGATCTCGGGCATCTCCTGCATCCACCGCGAGGGCAAGGTGGACTTCACCAGCGTGGGCGAGCCCATCCCCGAGACAGCGGTGAAGATCGACGACCCCGACCCCGAGGGGGTGGGCGAGATCATCTCGCGCTCGCCGGCCCTGTTCGATGGCTACCTGAAGAACGACGAGGCCACGGCCGAGACCATCGTGGATGGCTGGCTGCACTCGGGCGACGCGGGCTACGTGACCGACGAAGGCCGCCTGGTGTGCATCGACCGCGTCAAGGACCTGATGCAGCTCACCAGCGGGGCCCGCTTCTCGCCCATGTTCATCGAGAACAAGCTCAAGTTCTGCCCCTACATCGTGGAGCCCTGCGTCTTGGGCCACGAGCGGGGCTATGTAACAGCCATCATTTGCATCGACTACAAGCACACCGGCAAGTGGGCCGAGGGTCACCGCATCGGCTACACCACCTACACCGACCTGGCTTCCAAGTCCGAGATCTACGACCTGATCGAGCGGGAGGTGGTGCGCGTGAACCGGGAGCTGCCCGAGGCGGCGCGCATTGCTAAGTTCCTGTTGCTCTACAAGGAGTTCGACCCGGACGACGGCGAGCTGACCCGCACCAGGAAGCTTCGCAGGCGCTTTATCGCCGAGCGCTACGCCAAGGAGATCGAGGCGCTCTACGAAGACATCGACCAGGTGCACGTGGAGAGCGAGATCAAGTACCAGGACGGCAAGACCGCAACCATCATCACGGACCTGCACATCCGCAAGATGAAGCCCATGGACCAATATGCCCTGGAGGCCGAGCGCAAGTGGTGGCAGTTCTGGAAGCCGGTGCACTAG
- a CDS encoding branched-chain amino acid ABC transporter permease — MPCGLFFETYQKDQSIFPTWWLRCWMIALGVFLLAFPFFAQPISDLVGINVLNMFNLIFIYVVGAHGLNLLTGYTGQISLGHGAFMGVGAYTAGILANMGLPFYVCLPLAGLVAAAVGMIFGIPSLRLRGLYLAIATLAAQFILVYAMRNWEHLTGGSAGLLVPTAKIGSFEFDSDFKFYFLALAFAIMATMYLKNLSRTRTGRAFVAVRDRYLSAEVIGVNLFKYRIMSFGISSFMVGIAGGLWAYYITIISDEHFTLWLSVQYLAMCIVGGLGQVLGSIFGVIFMVVLPELLRIPTELLTGIFPNISDIFASLREMVFGIVVILFLIFEPDGMAARWHTIRAYWKLWPFSY; from the coding sequence ATGCCCTGCGGTCTATTCTTCGAGACCTACCAGAAGGACCAAAGCATCTTCCCCACCTGGTGGCTGAGGTGCTGGATGATCGCCTTGGGCGTGTTCCTGCTGGCCTTCCCCTTCTTTGCCCAGCCGATCAGCGACCTGGTGGGCATCAACGTGCTCAACATGTTCAACCTGATCTTCATCTACGTGGTGGGGGCCCACGGCCTGAACCTGCTCACCGGCTACACCGGGCAGATCTCCCTGGGCCACGGCGCTTTCATGGGTGTGGGGGCCTACACCGCGGGCATCCTGGCCAACATGGGACTGCCTTTTTACGTCTGCCTGCCCCTGGCCGGCCTGGTCGCCGCCGCGGTGGGCATGATCTTCGGCATCCCCTCGCTCAGGCTTCGGGGCCTGTACCTGGCCATCGCCACCCTGGCGGCCCAGTTCATCCTGGTTTATGCCATGCGCAACTGGGAGCACCTCACCGGCGGTTCGGCCGGCCTCTTGGTGCCCACGGCCAAGATCGGCTCCTTCGAGTTCGACAGCGACTTCAAGTTTTATTTCCTGGCCCTGGCCTTTGCCATCATGGCCACCATGTACCTCAAGAACCTTTCCCGCACCCGCACCGGCCGGGCCTTCGTGGCGGTCCGCGACCGCTACCTCTCGGCCGAGGTGATCGGGGTGAACCTGTTCAAGTACCGCATCATGAGCTTCGGCATCAGCTCGTTCATGGTGGGCATCGCCGGCGGCCTGTGGGCCTACTACATCACCATCATCTCCGACGAGCACTTCACGCTGTGGCTCAGCGTCCAGTACCTGGCCATGTGCATCGTGGGCGGCCTGGGCCAGGTCCTGGGCTCCATCTTCGGGGTTATCTTCATGGTGGTGCTGCCCGAGCTGCTGCGCATACCCACCGAGCTACTGACCGGGATATTCCCCAACATCTCCGACATATTCGCCAGCCTGCGCGAGATGGTTTTCGGGATCGTGGTGATCCTGTTCCTGATATTCGAGCCGGACGGCATGGCGGCGCGGTGGCACACCATACGCGCCTATTGGAAGTTATGGCCGTTTTCTTACTAG
- a CDS encoding branched-chain amino acid ABC transporter permease: protein MQEFLQLIVTGLVIGSAYALVAMGFALIYKSTSIINFAQGEFVLVGGYVCWWLYTGLHVPIVWAFMITMLIAVLMGMVLERLMLRPMIGEPIISVIMITIALAAVLKAAVTMLWGTQIKVFTPAIFSQKAVYLGPVLVSEVYLWTFGFAAVFLGVFAAFFKFTRVGISMRAVANDQQVAQSMGISVKRVFAISWSIGALVSAVGGILVGNINGINITLSDFGLKVFPAVILGGLESIGGAIIGGLTIGVLENIMGSYLDAYLGGGVKEIAPFIVLIIILMIKPYGLFGIKEIERV from the coding sequence ATGCAGGAATTCCTACAGCTAATCGTGACCGGGTTGGTGATCGGCTCGGCCTACGCCCTGGTGGCCATGGGCTTCGCGCTCATCTACAAGTCCACCAGCATCATCAACTTCGCCCAAGGCGAGTTCGTGCTGGTGGGCGGGTATGTGTGCTGGTGGCTCTACACCGGGCTGCACGTGCCCATCGTGTGGGCCTTCATGATCACCATGCTTATCGCGGTGCTCATGGGCATGGTGCTGGAGCGCTTGATGCTCAGGCCCATGATCGGCGAGCCCATCATCAGCGTGATCATGATCACCATCGCCCTGGCCGCGGTGCTCAAGGCGGCGGTGACCATGCTGTGGGGGACCCAGATCAAGGTGTTCACCCCGGCCATCTTCAGCCAAAAGGCGGTGTATCTGGGCCCGGTGCTGGTGAGCGAGGTCTACTTATGGACCTTCGGCTTCGCCGCCGTGTTCCTGGGCGTGTTCGCCGCCTTCTTCAAGTTCACCCGGGTGGGCATCTCCATGCGGGCGGTGGCCAACGACCAGCAGGTGGCCCAGTCCATGGGCATCAGCGTAAAGCGGGTGTTCGCCATTTCCTGGTCCATCGGCGCCCTGGTCAGCGCGGTGGGCGGCATCCTGGTGGGCAACATCAACGGCATCAACATCACCCTGAGCGACTTCGGCCTCAAGGTGTTCCCGGCGGTTATTTTGGGCGGCCTGGAGTCCATCGGCGGGGCCATCATCGGCGGGCTCACCATCGGGGTGTTGGAGAACATAATGGGCTCGTACCTCGACGCCTATCTGGGCGGCGGGGTCAAGGAGATCGCACCGTTCATCGTGCTGATCATCATCCTTATGATCAAGCCCTACGGTCTGTTCGGCATCAAGGAGATCGAGCGGGTCTAG